Proteins encoded within one genomic window of Streptomyces profundus:
- a CDS encoding extracellular solute-binding protein, with translation MKIRTVALVTALTTSMLLTSCSDDSSDGGDGRTTIDVWLMRDSVSQEFQQEFVDAFHEAHPDIRVNVQIQEWNGVGQRVTAALASNDAPDVIEVGNTQVAQYAASGGVTDLTDRVEELNGADWISGLAEPGAVDGRQYGIPYYAANRVVIYRTDLFEAAGIDPAELTTRDAWLAATETLNEPEGQQGVYLPGQNWYALAGFVWDEGGELAVETADGWEGTLDTPEALAGMDFYQRLQSLGQGPRDSDEAQPPQVEVFAGEEVAQIIAVPGGANLIVERNPELEGRIGFFPIPGKTPDTPGAVFTGGSNLIIPAASGDQDAAYTFIQELTGETWQRELSRAMSYVPNRTGLADAVADEPGTAAMAVGAAEGRATPNTPDWAAVEAENPIKDYMTAVLTGGDPEAAAREASEVITRALNP, from the coding sequence GTGAAGATCCGTACCGTTGCCCTGGTCACCGCGCTTACCACCAGCATGCTCCTGACAAGCTGTTCGGACGACTCGTCGGACGGCGGGGACGGGCGGACGACCATCGACGTCTGGCTGATGCGCGACAGCGTGAGCCAGGAGTTCCAACAGGAGTTCGTCGACGCCTTCCACGAAGCCCATCCGGACATCAGGGTGAACGTCCAGATCCAGGAGTGGAACGGGGTGGGCCAGCGTGTCACGGCCGCCCTGGCCAGCAACGACGCGCCCGATGTCATCGAGGTCGGCAACACCCAGGTCGCCCAGTACGCGGCCAGCGGCGGCGTCACCGACCTGACCGACCGCGTCGAGGAGTTGAACGGCGCCGACTGGATTTCGGGGCTCGCCGAACCCGGCGCCGTGGACGGGCGGCAGTACGGCATCCCGTACTACGCGGCCAACCGGGTGGTCATCTACCGCACCGACCTCTTCGAGGCCGCCGGCATCGACCCGGCCGAACTGACCACCAGGGACGCCTGGTTGGCCGCCACCGAGACCCTGAACGAGCCCGAGGGGCAGCAGGGTGTCTATCTGCCGGGGCAGAACTGGTACGCCCTGGCCGGCTTCGTCTGGGACGAGGGCGGCGAGCTGGCCGTCGAGACGGCCGACGGCTGGGAGGGCACGCTCGACACGCCTGAGGCGCTGGCCGGCATGGACTTCTACCAGCGGTTGCAGAGCCTGGGCCAGGGCCCGCGCGACTCGGACGAGGCGCAGCCGCCCCAGGTCGAGGTGTTCGCCGGCGAGGAGGTCGCCCAGATCATCGCGGTGCCGGGCGGCGCCAACCTGATCGTGGAGCGGAACCCCGAACTGGAGGGCAGGATCGGCTTCTTCCCGATCCCCGGCAAGACGCCCGACACCCCGGGCGCCGTCTTCACGGGCGGCTCCAACCTGATCATCCCGGCCGCTTCCGGCGACCAGGACGCCGCCTACACCTTCATCCAGGAGCTGACCGGCGAGACCTGGCAGCGGGAGCTCTCCCGGGCCATGAGCTATGTGCCCAACCGCACCGGGCTCGCCGACGCCGTCGCCGACGAGCCCGGCACCGCCGCGATGGCGGTGGGCGCCGCCGAGGGGCGCGCCACGCCCAACACCCCCGACTGGGCGGCCGTCGAGGCC